Below is a window of Oceanipulchritudo coccoides DNA.
AAGGGTTGGTCGATTACGCCCGGTCTATCGAAGGTGTTGAAATTGGTGTGCTTCTGGAGGAAATGGATGGCACAATGAAAGGGAGTTTCCGTGCCAAGGATCCCGTACACCGCGTGGACCAATTGGCGATACAGTTCAATGGCGGCGGGCATGCCTGCGCTGCCGGCTTTAATCCGGAGTCCACACTTGATGAATTTTACCCGCGTCTTGTTGACGCCCTTGAAACCCATTTTGCTTCACTGAAGGAGACATCCCAATGAGTTCAGCCAATTCATATGAAGGCGTTTTGTTGATCGATAAGCCCGATGGAATGACGTCCCATGACGTCGTCGACAAGGTTCGCCATAAACTTAAGATGAAACGTGTCGGACATGCCGGGACGCTTGATCCGAACGCTACCGGTTTGTTGATCATTCTTGTCGGGAAGGCCACCAAGCTTTCCCAGTTCCTCATGGGGCTGGACAAGACCTACGAGGGGGTCATTACATTCGGCGTCGCGACGACGACTCAGGATGTGGAAGGGGAGGTTGTCTCCGAGCAGCCCGTTCCGGAGTTGAGTGAAGACCAACTCAAGGAGGCGATGCAAACGTTCGTCGGTGACCAGTACCAGACGCCCCCCATGTTCTCAGCGAAGAAAATCGATGGGGTGGCCCTCTATAAACTGGCCCGCAAAGGCAAGACGGTTGAGCGTGAGCCAAGATTCATCCATATTTCCTCCTTTACTTTGGATAAATGGGAAACTCCGGACATGGAATTCACCCTCTCTTGCAGCAAGGGGACCTATGTTCGTACAGTGGCCAACGATTTGGGCGAGAAACTCGGTTGTGGCGGCTATTTGAAGGAGCTTCGCCGAACAGACATCGAGCGCTTCCATATCGAGGACTCCATTGAGCTTGAGACATTCCAGGACCTCCCTGTTGAGGAAATTAAAGGTTGGCTCATTCCTTCCTACCAGGCTGTTCCCAGCAACGCCATTTAGTGTGTCCACTCACTCCTCCAGTTCCGAGAAGGACCGGTCCCCGGGATTGACCGCTTACCTGGGGAAACGAATTCTGGAAGGTGGAACACTTGAACAACCAGTCCATCTGGCCATCGGCATGTTCGACGGAGTTCATGTCGGGCATCAGGCAGTCATTCATGAAGCCATTAAGGCCTCGCAGGCTCAACCGGGTTCCTTGTCGGGTGTTTTGACCTTTGATCCCCATCCGAGCCAGGTTCTGCGCCCCGATCAAGCAACCGCCTTGTTGATGCCGCTTGAACAACGTGTCGAGCGGATGCTTGAAGTGGGGATCGACAAAGTGTTTGTTTTTCCTTTCACGCGTGAGTTTGCCGCGGGGGAAGCTTCAGAGTTTGTTCCGACCCTTCGGTCATGGTTTCCCATGCTGAAAAGTCTCTATGTTGGCGAAAACTTCCGCTTTGGAGCAATGCGTAGTGGAAATGTCGATACGCTTACTGAAACAGCTGGCCCGTTGGACATACGGGTGGGTGTGCTAAGACGCAAAAGCTATCAAGGTGAGCCGATTAGCAGCAGTGCCATTCGCGCATCCCTTGCCCAAGGGGAAATGTCAGCTGTAAATTCCATGCTCGGATCTCCCTACAGGATCAGTGGCACCATTATTGCAGGCAAGAAGGTTGGACGCGGGCTTGGTTTTCCGACCGTTAATATTTCATGGAATCCGGAGGCCCTTCCACGTTTGGGCGTCTATCGGGTGGAGGCTTCAGATATGGCATCCGGGGATAAGTTTTGTGGCATCGCCAACTATGGCTTGCACCCGACTGTGTCCGAGGCCGCATCGCCTTTGCTTGAGGTGCACTTCCTGGATGGATCGGAATTTCCGACAACTGGAGACAAACTCGAGGTTTCTCTTCTCGAATTTATCCGTCCGGAGATGAAATTTTCCTCAATGGAAGCCCTCCAGGAACAGATCCGGCGGGATGTTGAGGCGGTCAAGGCAAAGGACGCCGACACAAACCCCGGATGATCGGGAAACGCTTGATTCTCGTTGCGGTGGAAAGGCATTTTTGGCTCAATAGACCCATGTTCAGATCCTTCCAGTCCATGGCCTCTCTGGCACTTGCCCTGATCGGGGTTTCCCCGGTGATGATGGGCGAGGAGGTCACCTGGATCTTTGAAGGATTGGTGACAAAAGCGGATCCAGTCCTTGCACCTGACCTGAAGAGCGGCTGGGTTCTTTCCGGAAGTTTTCTCCTGGATCCGCTTGCCATGGAGGAAGATACGGCTCTCGCAACTGAGCGTGCGGGGCGCCTCACTGAAGGGGTTTCCAATGCTGAGCTGACAATAGATTTATATTACCAAGTACACTTTCAGGGGTTGCAGGTGCCGGGCATTGCCGGATTTGATTATCAAAACGACGATCCCGAAGAAAATGGAAGAGACTTGATCGGATGGTTTTTCCCCATGCGCGGGAATTTGAAGGAAACCGACTGGTCGCTCCGCTGGCTGCAGATCTGGCTTCTTGATTCAGAAGGTAAAATGATCAGGACGACACCGCCCCCCATTCCTCCAGCAGGATTTCAATGGCGAGGCAGTTGGTTTCGGTTGATCCTTGTAAACGAGGATGGAGAAGAGGCTTTTGTTGAAGGAAGTCTGGAATTTTTCTCTCCCGAAACGGCATTGGAAGACGACGAAGAAGAGAAACTCTGGGATACCATTGTCGCCGACCTTGGCAACCAACTGGTAAAACGGGATGCCCGTATTGAGGGCCTGCAAAATGAGTTGGAAGAGACCCGGGCAAGGTTGGACAGTCTCCGGAGAATGGTGGATCTGCTCGTTGAAGAGCGCGCAAGCCTGCAGAAGGAAAACGCGCTACTCGCGGAAAAGGCCCAGCCGGATAATGCGGAGATTGAGGAAAAGTTGGCCAACCTGACAGCCGAAAAGGCACTGGCAGAACAAAATCTTGAGGATTTGCAGGATCGTAATCTGGCCCTTGCAGAGACTCTGGGTGAGTCTGAACGGGAACGCAGGCGCCTTTTGGCTCAGCTGGAAGATCTGGAGCTGGCGAGCAAGGCCCCGGATCCCTCAGCTGAAGCAATGCAGGGAGAGATTCAGTCGCCAGAAGGCACAGGAACAGGAACCATCACCGTTTATGAGCAGCCGATGGTGATTGAAAAACCGGTTGTCATGCCGACAGAACCCGTGGAGACATCTCTTCCCCCAACCACCAAGCCTCCACGGGAAAGCGAGCGCCGGTCACGATTTGGACCGCGGAAATTCCGCTAACGGCCATGGATACGGCCTTCAGACATCGAGTGAATGCGGCACGGGTCGCGATTCGCAATCAGACCGGTTTTTTCAATCAACAGAGAGGGCGTGTTTCCTCTGAATGGAAGCCCGATGAAACCCGGGTCACTTTTGCTGATTTTGCCATTTCTGAGAAGATCTGTGAAGAGCTGCGTCGCTCCTTCCCGGATGACCAGTTCCTGTCCGAGGAATCCGGTTTGCTGGATGAGGTCGTTCCAGTGGAATCACGATATTCATGGGTGCTTGATCCGATCGACGGAACCAACAACTACGCCTTGGGCATGTCCGCTTGTGCTATTTCCCTGGCCCTTATGAAACAGGGCCATCCGGTCTATGGATTGATCTACGATGGGAGTACCGGAGAATTACTGGAAGGAGGCTCGGGCAGGCCAATCCTTGTTGATGGTAAGAAATTTACCCCGGCAAACCGGCCTTTTGAGAAGCGGACCAGCATCATTGCCCTCCATTTCCCGCTCCCGGCCGGCCGTCCGCGCCAATTCGAAGCTCTTCTTGAGACCTATCGGGTCCGCAGCCTCGGCAGTGCCTCGCTCCATCTGGCATATGTCGCCCTGGGACGCATTGACGGGGTTATTGATGAACGGGTCAGGATTTGGGACGTCGCTGCCGCTTGCGCACTAATTGAGGCCAGTGGGCGAAAAATTATCTACATGGATGAGAATCCGTTTCCCATGAAAGCGTTTGAATCAAACGGCGCTTTCATCCGCTACGCAGCTGGGAGCGAGGGCTTTTTGACAGCCGTGCAAAATTGGCTTGGCTGATTGGCGGACCCTGCCACGCTGGGAGCATCAATTTCTGAACAGGAGAGGTTTTATTATGAAGGTATATTTAAATGGACAATTCGTAGATTCCGCTGAAGCCACGGTTTCAGTGTTTGACCATGGTCTCCTTTATGGAGATGGCATTTTTGAAGGTATCCGCCTTTACAAGGGATGTGTCTTCAAGCTGGACGAACATCTGGACAGGCTGGAAAAATCAGCCAAGGCAATCCTCCTGAGGATGCCGTGGAGCCGTGAACAGTTGGCGGAGGCCGTTTGTGAATCCTGCCGGGTGAACAATCTGGAGGACGGATACATCCGCCTGGTGGTGACCCGTGGAGTGGGCTCGCTGGGCCTGAGCCACTT
It encodes the following:
- the ribF gene encoding riboflavin biosynthesis protein RibF, which gives rise to MSTHSSSSEKDRSPGLTAYLGKRILEGGTLEQPVHLAIGMFDGVHVGHQAVIHEAIKASQAQPGSLSGVLTFDPHPSQVLRPDQATALLMPLEQRVERMLEVGIDKVFVFPFTREFAAGEASEFVPTLRSWFPMLKSLYVGENFRFGAMRSGNVDTLTETAGPLDIRVGVLRRKSYQGEPISSSAIRASLAQGEMSAVNSMLGSPYRISGTIIAGKKVGRGLGFPTVNISWNPEALPRLGVYRVEASDMASGDKFCGIANYGLHPTVSEAASPLLEVHFLDGSEFPTTGDKLEVSLLEFIRPEMKFSSMEALQEQIRRDVEAVKAKDADTNPG
- the truB gene encoding tRNA pseudouridine(55) synthase TruB, whose protein sequence is MSSANSYEGVLLIDKPDGMTSHDVVDKVRHKLKMKRVGHAGTLDPNATGLLIILVGKATKLSQFLMGLDKTYEGVITFGVATTTQDVEGEVVSEQPVPELSEDQLKEAMQTFVGDQYQTPPMFSAKKIDGVALYKLARKGKTVEREPRFIHISSFTLDKWETPDMEFTLSCSKGTYVRTVANDLGEKLGCGGYLKELRRTDIERFHIEDSIELETFQDLPVEEIKGWLIPSYQAVPSNAI
- a CDS encoding inositol monophosphatase family protein, which codes for MDTAFRHRVNAARVAIRNQTGFFNQQRGRVSSEWKPDETRVTFADFAISEKICEELRRSFPDDQFLSEESGLLDEVVPVESRYSWVLDPIDGTNNYALGMSACAISLALMKQGHPVYGLIYDGSTGELLEGGSGRPILVDGKKFTPANRPFEKRTSIIALHFPLPAGRPRQFEALLETYRVRSLGSASLHLAYVALGRIDGVIDERVRIWDVAAACALIEASGRKIIYMDENPFPMKAFESNGAFIRYAAGSEGFLTAVQNWLG